From the genome of Populus alba chromosome 10, ASM523922v2, whole genome shotgun sequence, one region includes:
- the LOC118059834 gene encoding zinc finger protein ZAT5: MEASEEVAANVVKGKRTKRLRVQSPIPYGLTANSSSGDGGTSWSPTSSINEFQDSTEEEEDMANCLILLAKGHSRDFPTQQQHRQDYDSRGGGAYTTKFNSRKFLETANSTGSGKVGYYVYECKTCNRTFPSFQALGGHRASHKKPKATHNDERKKNLSPSSDEEDGHYKNVSSLCLQLSDNNANRGTFSNHNKGKIHECSVCGAEFTSGQALGGHMRRHRGPLMSSTTTLSLTPLAIESEEPKKARNALSLDLDLNLPAPEDEKFAFASKQQQHQQQQQQNTPLVFSSPALVDCHY; this comes from the coding sequence ATGGAAGCTTCAGAGGAGGTCGCAGCCAATGTTGTGAAGGGGAAGAGAACGAAGAGGTTGAGGGTTCAATCACCAATCCCTTATGGTTTGACTGCTAATTCATCAAGCGGAGATGGTGGTACCAGCTGGTCACCAACAAGTTCCATTAATGAATTTCAAGATAGCactgaagaagaagaggacATGGCTAATTGCCTTATCCTTCTTGCCAAAGGCCATTCAAGAGATTTCCCAACTCAACAACAACATCGTCAAGACTATGATTCAAGAGGAGGAGGGGCTTACACCACCAAATTCAACAGTAGAAAGTTCCTAGAAACTGCTAATTCGACAGGTTCTGGCAAGGTTGGTTACTATGTTTACGAGTGCAAGACTTGTAACCGGACATTTCCATCTTTTCAAGCATTAGGTGGACATAGGGCTAGTCATAAGAAGCCTAAGGCAACCCACAATgatgaaaggaagaaaaatcttTCACCATCTTCCGACGAAGAAGATGGACATTACAAGAATGTTTCATCTCTTTGTCTTCAACTGAGTGATAACAATGCTAACAGAGGTACGTTTAGCAATCACAATAAAGGCAAGATTCATGAGTGCTCAGTTTGCGGTGCGGAGTTTACATCTGGACAGGCCTTGGGTGGTCATATGAGGCGGCACCGAGGTCCTCTCATGTCTAGTACCACAACCTTGTCATTAACACCATTGGCTATAGAATCTGAGGAGCCCAAGAAAGCAAGAAACGCACTTTCTTTAGATTTGGATCTCAATCTTCCAGCCCCGGAAGATGAGAAATTTGCCTTTGCTTCCAAGCAACAACAAcaccaacagcagcagcagcaaaacACACCTCTTGTCTTCTCCAGCCCGGCTTTGGTGGATTGTCATTACTGA
- the LOC118059838 gene encoding NAC domain-containing protein 78 — protein MGSSDSATSLAPGFRFHPTDEELVRYYLKRKVTNKPFRLDAISVTDVYKSEPWDLPVKSKLKSRDLEWYFFSMLDKKYGNGAKTNRATEKGYWKTTGKDRPIHWNSRVVGMKKTLVYHQGRAPRGERSNWVMHEYRLADEELEKAGIAQDAFVLCRIFQKSGTGPKNGEQYGAPFIEEEWEDDDVPLLPSEEMVPAGEAPVGDGSYLELNELDQNFDGGITSENTALPLNFYYGETSNHVEQPSNFSDNDIKPVIRGAENRNGPAPSADQNLDLPGQYELDADTKEHNVEPINIVNALNANYLFDESYLDALGDLPQSEGFFLEANDLSKPVEPETGGDSSSFDMVDEYLNFFDAVDENMSFDPSDIFGSEIAVSDQQLPPQEDVKGQTEELSAASQNLLETHGTIDPSSSKQKPESMKFDSGADFKYPFIKQASHRLGNIPAPHALASEFPSKDAALRLHPASSSSINVTAGMIRIENMSLGGSEMEWSFGKNGNVNIILSFGLPQQGGPASLVPMNSLFPGKTESVVSRGWLYLMFFWVLILSVSYKIGTCICAK, from the exons ATGGGCAGTAGTGACTCGGCGACTTCACTTGCTCCCGGGTTTCGATTCCACCCGACGGATGAGGAGCTTGTCCGTTACTATCTTAAACGGAAGGTCACTAACAAACCGTTCCGTTTGGACGCCATCTCCGTCACCGATGTTTATAAATCTGAGCCGTGGGATCTTCCAG TTAAGTCAAAATTGAAGAGCAGGGATTTAGAATGGTATTTCTTTAGTATGCTGGATAAGAAGTATGGAAATGGGGCCAAGACGAACCGGGCCACTGAGAAAGGGTACTGGAAAACGACTGGGAAAGACAGGCCTATTCATTGGAACTCACGAGTTGTGGGGATGAAGAAGACCCTTGTGTATCATCAGGGTCGAGCCCCACGTGGTGAGCGCTCTAATTGGGTAATGCATGAGTATCGGCTTGCTGATGAGGAGCTGGAGAAAGCTGGAATTGCTCAA GATGCATTTGTGCTTTGTAGGATTTTCCAAAAGAGCGGGACAGGGCCGAAGAATGGGGAGCAGTATGGGGCACCGTTTATTGAGGAGGAATGGGAGGATGATGATGTGCCTCTCTTGCCAAGTGAAGAGATGGTGCCAGCTGGAGAAGCACCAGTTGGTGATGGCTCATACCTGGAACTGAATGAGCTTGACCAG AATTTTGACGGTGGAATTACATCTGAAAATACTGCTCTTCCACTAAACTTCTATTATGGGGAAACAAGCAACCATGTGGAACAGCCCAGTAACTTCAGTGACAATGATATAAAGCCTGTGATAAGAGGGGCGGAGAATAGAAATGGTCCAGCTCCATCAGCTGACCAAAACTTGGATTTACCTGGACAATATGAGTTGGATGCAGACACAAAAGAACACAATGTGGAGCCTATCAATATTGTGAATGCTCTCAATGCAAATTATTTGTTTGATGAATCATACTTGGATGCACTTGGTGATCTTCCACAGAGTGAAGGATTTTTCCTGGAAGCTAATGATCTTTCAAAGCCTGTGGAGCCAGAGACCGGTGGAGATTCCTCAAGTTTTGACATGGTGGATGAGTACCTCAATTTCTTTGATGCTGTTGATGAGAACATGTCTTTTGATCCTTCTGATATCTTCGGAAGTGAGATTGCTGTTTCTGACCAACAACTTCCACCCCAAGAG GATGTCAAGGGACAAACTGAAGAACTGTCCGCGGCAAGCCAAAACCTATTAGAAACACATGGCACTATTGATCCATCATCATCAAAGCAAAAGCCAGAGTCCATGAAATTTGATTCTG GTGCGGATTTCAAATATCCATTTATCAAGCAGGCTAGTCACAGGTTGGGGAACATTCCTGCACCTCATGCCCTTGCTTCTGAGTTCCCCTCCAAGGACGCTGCTCTTCGCTTACATCCAGCATCTTCCAGCTCAATTAACGTTACTGCTGGTATGATAAGAATAGAAAACATGAGCTTAGGTGGCAGTGAGATGGAATGGTCATTTGGCAAGAACGGGAATGTCAATATCATCCTTTCTTTTGGTTTGCCACAACAAGGTGGTCCTGCCAGTCTGGTGCCGATGAATAGCTTATTCCCA
- the LOC118059835 gene encoding ras-related protein RABC2a produces MEGSFSKGWNNSYDYSFKILLIGDSGVGKSSLLLSFISNSVRDLSPTIGVDFKIKVLTLGGKRLKLTIWDTAGQERFGTLTSSYYRGAHGIILVYDVTRRETFENLSDIWAEEVELYTNQKCIKILVGNKVDRDSERVVSREEGMALAQEHKCSFLECSAKTRENVLQCFKELTLKISEVPSLLENGSVVVRQQILKEKQVYQAPRGGGCCS; encoded by the exons atggagGGCTCTTTTTCTAAAGGATGGAATAACAGTTATGATTATTCATTTAAGATTCTGTTGATTGGGGATTCTGGAGTTGGCAAGAGTAGTCTTCTCTTAAGTTTCATCTCCAACTCTGTTCGAGACCTCTCTCCTACTATCG GTGTGGATTTTAAAATCAAGGTGCTCACTCTTGGTGGGAAAAGATTGAAGTTAACAATCTGGGACACAG CTGGGCAGGAGAGGTTTGGAACATTAACAAGCTCTTACTATAGGGGGGCACATGGAATAATCCTTG TTTATGATGTGACGCGACGGGAAACCTTCGAAAATTTGTCAGATATATGGGCAGAGGAGGTGGAGCTCTACACTAATCAGAAGTGTATCAAAATACTTGTTGGAAATAAAGTTGATAGG GATAGTGAAAGAGTTGTAAGTAGAGAAGAAGGGATGGCTCTTGCACAGGAGCATAAATGTTCATTTCTTGAATGTAGTGCTAAAACCAGGGAAAATGTCCTGCAATGTTTCAAAGAACTCACATTAAAG ATATCGGAGGTTCCTAGTTTATTGGAAAATGGTTCAGTAGTGGTGAGACAACAGATTTTGAAAGAGAAACAAGTATACCAGGCACCTCGTGGCGGCGGTTGCTGCTCCTAA
- the LOC118059837 gene encoding eukaryotic translation initiation factor 6-2, producing MASRLQFENNCEVGVFSKLTNAYCLVAIGGSESFYSTFEAELADVIPVVKTSIAGTRIIGRLCAGNKNGLLVPHTTTDQELQHLRNSLPDQVVVQRIDEKLSALGNCIACNDHVALAHTDLDRETEEIIADVLGVEVFRQTIAGNILVGSYCAFSNRGGLVHPHTSIEDLDELSTLLQVPLVAGTVNRGSEVIAAGITVNDWTAFCGSDTTATELSVIESVFKLREARPSAIVDEMRKSLIDSYV from the exons ATGGCGAGCA GACTTCAGTTTGAGAATAACTGTGAAGTTGGTGTGTTTTCCAAGTTGACCAATGCGTACTGCTTAGTTGCAATCGGTGGATCAGAAAGCTTCTACAG CACTTTTGAGGCAGAGTTAGCTGATGTCATTCCTGTCGTTAAGACCTCAATTGCTGGCACTAGGATAATTGGACGGCTATGTGCTG GAAACAAAAATGGGCTTCTTGTGCCTCATACCACCACTGATCAAG aaCTCCAGCATTTGAGAAACAGCCTACCTGATCAAGTTGTTGTTCAGAGGATTGACGAGAAACTATCTGCTTTGGGTAATTGCATAGCATGCAATGATCATGTTGCCCTTGCACACACTGATCTGGACAGG GAAACTGAGGAGATAATTGCTGATGTTCTCGGGGTTGAAGTGTTTAGGCAGACAATTGCTGGCAACATTCTTGTGGGGAGCTACTGTGCCTTCTCCAACAGAGGTGGTTTG GTCCATCCTCATACATCCATTGAAGACCTGGATGAGCTCTCCACCCTTCTTCAGGTCCCCTTAGTTGCAGGTACTGTAAACCGTGGTAGCGAAGTGATCGCTGCTGGAATAACAGTAAACGACTGGACAGCCTTCTGTGGATCGGACACTACAGCCACCGAACTATCTGTAATTGAAAGCGTCTTCAAGTTGAGGGAAGCTCGACCTAGTGCCATTGTTGATGAGATGAGGAAATCATTAATTGACAGTTATGTTTGA
- the LOC118059836 gene encoding NAC domain containing protein 50, whose protein sequence is MGPETSSQEQQLRLALTTPAPPAPAPAKTTPVSTKTTALAPGFRFHPTDEELVIYYLKRKVSNKPFRFNAISEVDIYKNEPWDLADKSRLKSRDQEWYFFSPLDKKYGNGARMNRATGKGYWKATGKDREIRRECQLLAMKKTLVFHSGRAPGGLRTNWVMHEYRLIDEELERTGAMQIDSYVLCRVFHKNNIGPPTGNRYAPFIEEEWDDRGAALIPGEDAADEVVVTYDTGGEMHRTEQDSHSINKSPLGITEVPGDSQNALPVCKTESVEDCPPLCVLNTEAPLTLLQYKRRKHNNETGSNRSNASENSTRTSQDPCSSTTTTAATTSAEMMMATTSATTTAISALLEFSLMEPLEPKENPRVPPPALDAASLDSSMSPSCRKFINDLQSEIHKISVERETLKLEMMSAHAMINILQSRVDFLNKENEDLKRSVHAK, encoded by the exons ATGGGTCCTGAAACTTCCTCGCAAGAACAGCAATTACGACTAGCACTGACAACCCCAGCACCACCAGCTCCAGCACCGGCAAAAACGACACCAGTCAGCACTAAAACGACAGCGTTAGCTCCTGGGTTTCGATTCCACCCAACAGATGAAGAACTCGTTATCTATTACTTGAAACGGAAGGTTTCCAATAAACCTTTCCGTTTTAATGCTATTTCTGAGGTCGATATTTACAAAAACGAACCTTGGGACCTTGCAG ATAAGTCAAGGTTGAAAAGCAGAGACCAAGAATGGTACTTTTTCAGTCCACTGGACAAGAAATATGGGAATGGAGCAAGAATGAATAGGGCGACAGGCAAAGGATACTGGAAAGCTACTGGAAAGGACCGGGAGATTCGGCGAGAGTGTCAACTCCTTGCAATGAAGAAAACTCTTGTGTTTCATAGTGGGCGTGCACCAGGTGGGCTGCGCACCAACTGGGTTATGCACGAGTACCGGCTTATTGATGAAGAATTGGAAAGAACCGGAGCTATGCAG ATCGACTCATATGTTCTCTGTAGAGTGTTCCACAAGAACAATATAGGACCACCAACTGGGAACCGCTATGCCCCTTTCATCGAGGAGGAGTGGGATGATCGTGGAGCAGCTCTCATTCCAGGAGAAGATGCTGCTGATGAGGTGGTGGTTACTTATGATACTGGTGGTGAAATGCACCGTACCGAGCAG GATAGTCATTCCATCAATAAAAGTCCTCTTGGTATTACCGAAGTTCCGGGGGACTCTCAAAATGCCTTACCTGTGTGTAAGACTGAAAGTGTGGAGGATTGTCCTCCACTGTGTGTGCTAAATACAGAAGCACCCTTAACTCTTCTCCAgtataaaagaagaaagcacAATAATGAGACTGGGTCTAACCGTTCAAATGCTTCAGAGAACTCAACAAGGACAAGTCAGGATCCTTGCTCATCCACAACAACAACAGCTGCAACAACATCAGCAGAAATGATGATGGCAACAACTTCAGCAACAACAACGGCAATATCTGCTTTGCTAGAATTTTCTCTGATGGAACCTCTGGAACCCAAAGAAAATCCTCGTGTTCCCCCACCTGCACTAGATGCTGCTAGTCTTGATTCATCAATGTCTCCTAGTTGCAGGAAGTTTATCAATGATTTGCAGAGTGAGATCCACAAGATTTCTGTTGAGAGAGAGACATTGAAGCTTGAAATGATGAGTGCTCACGCCATGATTAACATTCTCCAGTCTCGAGTTGACTTTCTCAACAAGGAAAATGAGGATTTGAAAAGGAGTGTCCACGCCAAGTGA